The Dendrosporobacter quercicolus genome includes a region encoding these proteins:
- a CDS encoding DHHA1 domain-containing protein, translating to MTLEQLLEALAKLPEGSKFAEALKALIAAKEAELGQQKAQFKTLTKTLKDTEDKLKATTSRLEQFHDHTGIADDVEDLDTALADLKAQAEKNGGKNAPEIAQLQRDNAKLQRELKKNTESLAAFEKLANEERAKRQTSERNRALLSALTEHKAIKPDQLLKILADKVKINDDDSLAFLKDDGEEIEVATGVKAWLDANPEFVFNPQSPGAGGGGGGTGGKAGEAGAFGKALAQQVTTQQTPSLQKGAEFYFGKGE from the coding sequence TTGACATTAGAACAATTACTTGAAGCCCTTGCTAAACTGCCTGAAGGGTCAAAATTCGCCGAGGCCCTTAAAGCCCTTATTGCCGCCAAAGAGGCAGAGCTCGGCCAGCAAAAGGCGCAGTTTAAAACATTAACAAAAACCCTCAAGGATACGGAGGACAAGCTGAAAGCCACAACCAGCCGCCTGGAACAGTTTCACGACCATACCGGTATTGCCGATGATGTGGAGGATTTAGATACAGCTTTGGCTGATCTAAAAGCCCAGGCCGAGAAAAACGGCGGCAAGAATGCGCCAGAAATTGCCCAGTTGCAGCGCGACAATGCCAAGCTGCAGCGAGAACTGAAAAAAAATACGGAATCGTTGGCCGCCTTTGAAAAGCTGGCAAACGAAGAACGCGCCAAGCGCCAAACGAGCGAGCGCAACCGGGCATTGCTGTCAGCGCTGACTGAACACAAGGCCATCAAGCCGGATCAGCTTTTAAAGATTCTGGCAGATAAGGTCAAAATCAATGACGATGACAGCCTTGCTTTCTTGAAGGACGACGGAGAGGAAATTGAAGTTGCCACTGGCGTCAAGGCCTGGCTGGACGCTAATCCGGAATTTGTATTTAACCCGCAGAGCCCGGGCGCTGGCGGCGGTGGCGGTGGTACCGGCGGTAAAGCAGGGGAAGCCGGCGCATTCGGCAAGGCTTTGGCGCAGCAGGTAACTACTCAACAGACTCCGTCCTTGCAAAAAGGGGCAGAATTCTATTTTGGAAAAGGAGAGTAA
- a CDS encoding major capsid protein, producing the protein MNIFDLINAQEMGVYYTEAASNQIPYLGEVLFPPKKKLGLNLSYIKGSQGLPVMLAPAAFDAKAPVRDRIGVDKLETEMPFFRESMRIGEFDRQQILMAMEAANKDILKPMIQKIFDDAGNLVKGVNVVAERMRMQLLSTGKIRIKADGVDYDYPGFLKSSQMSSLAGTAKWSDTENSNPVQDILDLMEGAEDATGNRPTRAICTRKTWGYLLQNEKIKKDMNPIGGLNIIMTDNVLKQYFLDKLGLTVVVYNKKFLLKLGGASQQFFPDNVFTLIPDGNLGNTYFGTTPEEADLLTNASQAKVSIVNTGTALTTYAEPHPVNVLTIVSAICLPSFESADSVRILTVA; encoded by the coding sequence ATGAATATTTTTGACTTGATTAATGCCCAAGAAATGGGTGTTTATTACACAGAAGCCGCTTCGAATCAAATTCCTTATTTGGGAGAAGTATTGTTCCCTCCGAAAAAGAAACTAGGTTTAAACCTGTCGTACATCAAGGGCAGTCAAGGATTGCCGGTTATGCTTGCTCCTGCGGCGTTTGATGCTAAGGCACCGGTCAGAGACCGCATCGGCGTGGACAAGTTGGAAACCGAAATGCCGTTTTTCCGCGAATCCATGCGAATTGGCGAATTTGATCGCCAGCAAATATTGATGGCGATGGAAGCAGCAAACAAGGATATTTTAAAGCCGATGATTCAGAAAATATTCGATGATGCCGGCAACCTGGTTAAAGGGGTAAATGTAGTTGCCGAGCGCATGCGGATGCAACTGTTGTCGACAGGGAAAATCAGGATTAAGGCGGATGGAGTAGACTATGATTATCCAGGTTTCCTCAAATCATCTCAAATGAGTTCTTTGGCAGGTACCGCGAAGTGGTCGGATACCGAGAACTCCAATCCGGTACAGGACATTCTGGATCTGATGGAGGGTGCCGAAGACGCCACCGGCAACCGGCCGACGCGGGCAATCTGCACTCGGAAAACCTGGGGCTATTTACTGCAGAATGAAAAAATCAAGAAAGACATGAATCCGATCGGCGGTCTGAATATCATCATGACGGACAATGTTCTTAAACAGTATTTCCTTGATAAGTTAGGGCTGACTGTTGTGGTCTACAACAAGAAGTTCTTGCTAAAACTTGGCGGCGCTTCACAACAGTTTTTCCCAGACAATGTGTTTACGCTTATCCCTGACGGCAATCTGGGTAATACCTATTTCGGCACCACGCCGGAGGAGGCCGATTTGCTGACCAATGCGAGTCAGGCCAAGGTGTCTATCGTTAATACCGGTACTGCATTAACTACCTACGCCGAGCCGCATCCAGTCAATGTACTGACCATAGTTTCAGCGATCTGCCTGCCTAGTTTTGAATCGGCGGACAGTGTACGCATCCTTACGGTGGCGTAA